From Anopheles funestus chromosome 3RL, idAnoFuneDA-416_04, whole genome shotgun sequence, a single genomic window includes:
- the LOC125771484 gene encoding POU domain protein CF1A: MAATAYISPGAELDMALGGSGGGGGGGGGGGYHHTSSPRSAADANEMKYMHHHHHHHHQSAAAAAAVAAAATHHHAAGLTVPSSPSPNPAGLGSVTGGLSATPWGALQPSDPWSLHVAHSHPAHSHPHAHPHPADVKQEMHLSQQARQQAGGGPGGGGGGGGGGGGGGGGGMTSPHGWHAPVHAGAHYATGTGSPLQYHAAMNGMLHHPASHHHHPAHHQSAAAATPSLHPSLRGESPQLHLPPHHHHHHHHHHLQGDRDVSAGEEDTPTSDDLEAFAKQFKQRRIKLGFTQADVGLALGTLYGNVFSQTTICRFEALQLSFKNMCKLKPLLQKWLEEADSTTGSPTSIDKIAAQGRKRKKRTSIEVSVKGALEQHFHKQPKPSAQEISTLADSLQLEKEVVRVWFCNRRQKEKRMTPPNTMGGDMMDGMPPGHMGHGGHHGGHGGYHPHHDMHGSPMGAHSHSHSPPMLSPQGMGATVGGHHQLAAH; this comes from the coding sequence ATGGCCGCCACCGCGTACATCTCGCCCGGCGCCGAGCTGGACATGGCGCTGGGCGGtagcggtggcggtggcggtggaggAGGCGGCGGCGGCTACCATCATACATCCTCGCCGCGCAGTGCGGCCGATGCGAACGAGATGAAGTATatgcatcaccatcaccatcaccatcatcagtcGGCTGCggcggcagcggcagtggcGGCCGCCGCCACACACCACCATGCCGCCGGTCTGACCGTACCCTCAAGCCCATCGCCCAATCCGGCCGGTCTAGGGTCGGTAACGGGTGGGCTAAGTGCGACACCCTGGGGCGCCCTGCAACCGAGTGACCCGTGGTCGCTTCACGTCGCCCATTCGCATCCTGCCCATTCGCACCCGCACGCTCATCCGCATCCGGCGGACGTGAAACAGGAGATGCACCTGAGTCAACAGGCCCGCCAGCAAGCCGGTGGCGGTCCGGGCGGTGGAGGTGGCGGTGGCGGAGGAGGCGGAGGAGGCGGAGGCGGTGGGATGACTTCACCGCACGGGTGGCATGCGCCGGTACATGCCGGTGCCCATTATGCCACCGGTACCGGTTCACCGCTGCAGTACCATGCGGCCATGAACGGTATGCTGCACCATCCGGcctcccatcatcatcatcccgcGCATCACCAAAGTGCGGCGGCCGCTACGCCGTCGTTGCATCCCTCGCTGAGGGGTGAATCGCCCCAGCTGCATCTGCCAccacatcaccaccaccaccatcatcaccatcacctgCAGGGCGACCGGGACGTGAGTGCGGGCGAGGAAGACACACCGACGTCCGACGATCTGGAAGCGTTCGCGAAACAGTTCAAGCAGCGCCGGATCAAGCTCGGTTTTACGCAGGCCGACGTTGGTCTGGCGCTCGGCACGCTGTACGGTAATGTGTTCTCCCAGACGACGATCTGCCGGTTCGAGGCGTTGCAGCTGAGCTTCAAAAACATGTGCAAGCTGAAACCGTTGCTGCAGAAATGGCTCGAGGAGGCCGACTCGACGACCGGTTCGCCAACGAGCATCGACAAGATAGCGGCCCAGGGCCGGAAGCGGAAAAAGCGCACCAGCATCGAGGTGTCGGTGAAGGGTGCGCTGGAGCAGCACTTCCACAAGCAGCCGAAACCGTCGGCCCAGGAGATCTCGACGCTAGCGGACAGTTTGCAGCTGGAGAAGGAAGTGGTGCGGGTGTGGTTTTGCAACCGGCGGCAGAAGGAGAAGCGCATGACGCCACCGAACACGATGGGCGGCGACATGATGGACGGTATGCCGCCCGGTCATATGGGGCACGGTGGGCATCACGGTGGCCATGGTGGGTACCATCCGCACCATGACATGCACGGTAGCCCGATGGGTGCGCACAGTCACAGCCACAGCCCGCCGATGTTGAGCCCGCAGGGTATGGGCGCAACCGTCGGTGGCCATCATCAGCTAGCGGCCCACTAG